A DNA window from Microcystis aeruginosa NIES-843 contains the following coding sequences:
- the psbA gene encoding photosystem II q(b) protein, whose amino-acid sequence MTTTLQQRESASLWEQFCQWITSTNNRLYIGWFGVIMIPTLLTATTCFIIAFIAAPPVDIDGIREPVAGSLLYGNNIISGAVVPSSNAIGLHFYPIWEAASLDEWLYNGGPYQLVIFHFLLGVFCYLGRQWELSFRLGMRPWICVAYSAPVSAATAVFLIYPIGQGSFSDGMPLGISGTFNFMFVFQAEHNILMHPFHMLGVAGVFGGSLFSAMHGSLVTSSLVRETTEIESQNYGYKFGQEEETYNIVAAHGYFGRLIFQYASFNNSRSLHFFLGAWPVIGIWFTAMGVSTMAFNLNGFNFNQSILDSQGRVIGTWADVLNRAGIGMEVMHERNAHNFPLDLASGEQAPVALIAPAING is encoded by the coding sequence ATGACCACCACTCTACAACAGCGCGAGAGCGCTTCCCTGTGGGAGCAGTTCTGTCAGTGGATCACCAGCACCAACAACCGCTTATACATCGGTTGGTTCGGTGTCATCATGATCCCCACCCTGCTCACCGCCACCACCTGCTTCATCATCGCCTTTATCGCCGCTCCTCCTGTAGATATCGACGGTATCCGCGAGCCTGTAGCCGGTTCTCTACTTTACGGAAACAACATCATCTCCGGTGCGGTTGTTCCCTCCTCCAACGCGATTGGACTCCACTTCTACCCCATCTGGGAAGCTGCTTCCTTAGATGAGTGGTTATACAACGGTGGTCCTTACCAGTTAGTCATTTTCCACTTCTTACTAGGTGTCTTCTGCTACCTCGGTCGTCAGTGGGAACTGTCTTTCCGTTTAGGAATGCGTCCTTGGATCTGTGTAGCTTACTCTGCACCCGTATCCGCCGCTACTGCTGTATTCTTAATCTATCCCATCGGACAAGGTTCCTTCTCTGATGGTATGCCTTTAGGAATCTCTGGAACCTTTAACTTTATGTTCGTGTTCCAAGCAGAACATAACATCCTGATGCACCCCTTCCATATGTTAGGTGTTGCCGGTGTGTTCGGCGGTTCCTTGTTCAGTGCGATGCACGGTTCTCTAGTAACTTCTTCCTTAGTGCGTGAAACCACTGAAATCGAATCTCAGAACTACGGTTACAAATTCGGTCAAGAAGAAGAAACCTACAATATCGTTGCCGCTCACGGTTACTTCGGACGTTTAATCTTCCAATACGCTTCTTTCAACAACAGCCGCTCTCTGCACTTCTTCTTAGGTGCTTGGCCGGTAATCGGTATCTGGTTTACGGCGATGGGTGTTAGCACCATGGCGTTTAACCTCAACGGTTTCAACTTCAACCAGTCGATTCTCGATTCTCAAGGTCGTGTAATCGGTACTTGGGCCGATGTGCTGAACCGCGCTGGTATCGGTATGGAAGTAATGCACGAGCGCAATGCTCACAACTTCCCCTTAGACTTGGCTAGTGGTGAACAGGCTCCTGTAGCTCTGATTGCTCCTGCTATCAATGGTTAA
- a CDS encoding DUF29 family protein: MEELLELKDLLLVGNVPDALLLVEEMTEMSKDDKLNKIFSFSIIVLLHLIKQQAEKRSTRSWETSISNSVRQIQRINKRRKTGGNYLTIEELKETLDDAYSSALRQGALEAFEGIYQPEEIEAIIDKNKIINQAMRLILG; this comes from the coding sequence ATGGAAGAATTGTTAGAATTAAAGGATTTACTTTTAGTAGGAAATGTTCCCGATGCCTTGCTCCTGGTAGAGGAAATGACAGAAATGAGCAAAGATGATAAGCTCAATAAGATTTTTAGCTTTAGTATTATTGTCTTATTACATCTGATTAAACAGCAAGCAGAAAAACGCAGTACACGCTCATGGGAAACCTCTATTTCTAATTCTGTTAGACAGATTCAACGCATTAATAAACGACGTAAAACTGGAGGAAATTATCTAACAATAGAAGAATTAAAAGAAACCTTAGATGATGCTTATTCTTCCGCTTTAAGACAAGGGGCATTAGAAGCTTTTGAGGGTATATATCAACCCGAAGAAATTGAGGCTATAATCGATAAAAATAAAATTATTAATCAAGCAATGAGGTTGATTTTAGGATAG